In Leishmania panamensis strain MHOM/PA/94/PSC-1 chromosome 18 sequence, the following proteins share a genomic window:
- the PUF2 gene encoding pumilio protein 2, putative (TriTrypDB/GeneDB-style sysID: LpmP.18.1380), whose amino-acid sequence MTANWTAAPDAHLRVEDIDWGSTECEDMFTSSADDLLVADPRAVRRAETAPMVLTIMGTGGSLCVGGFEEVNPDEEYRYTEEYHQLYYSKNPRDPRMLLPLTRRRHHLVREARAPGALAVPSGERPSVSSTNGAVGDRVGNGDSDCDATAAVPEASETLSSQALVKLYVDTFRPDWDYAQIKAHICTFCRDQDGSRLVQRLLEKPENIVPIFNEVIEAFGELATDVFGNYVLQKMFDVVPKVENDLSALQEIREARLLDRLTEKVRGHLLEYSVQTYGCRVMQKAVENMRAADRDAIIRELDGRVVDFVFDQNANHVVQKVVEVCPAGAQFVVDAFIPSLGELACHAYGCRVLQRTFEKCHDVEGVNIRPLMEAVLSRVNEFTVHQYGNYVVQHAMLNAPEDLRHRFVVQLTPQLYALSCSKFASNVAERIVTTATEEERDAIINELKKPLSDFQGGNYLVNMMQDTYANYVVQRFFEAVSATQRELISELVQPHIGTINQSVYGRHLLRKMVSNNILTNAFLLGQGIDVSGPDYGGNANNNGHRSGGHRGSTNNTDGTDNRHNGGGSTHASRNGNGRGNRAGRSGRGGNSHSNNQHSDGKSNALRGNDGSSPSSMLLLQPHLQLQQPLLSGYMPLPQQYQYGNPYGIPQLQQQQPQVTPQAFVYPTASAAPQLYQPQQAYMPQLTPSDFGAFPGAAAFPTPILQQQPASYALQYGTPMQQLTTMPPQQHPARRGDTQSPQVYVNGGYNGAGQAHQQQSPQNSGFFHSPTPPQPQPVFQGKSDLADATVATRKGGRSGKGNASAVSNNASYTNAVSGDKAGAFLTNNVTSNQQRAGYGNRRTQQQETGY is encoded by the coding sequence ATGACCGCTAACTGGACCGCCGCGCCCGACGCCCATCTTCGCGTGGAGGACATCGACTGGGGCTCCACAGAATGCGAGGATATGTTCACCTCAAGCGCCGATGACCTATTGGTGGCAGACCCCCGCGCGGTGCGCCGTGCCGAGACGGCACCGATGGTGCTGACTATCATGGGCACAGGTGGTTCTCTCTGCGTCGGAGGTTTCGAGGAAGTAAACCCAGACGAGGAGTACCGCTACACGGAGGAATACCACCAACTGTACTACTCAAAGAACCCGCGAGACCCTCgcatgctgctgccgctgacgcgccgccgtcaccacctcgTGCGTGAGGCCCGCGCACCCGGAGCCCTCGCGGTGCCGAGCGGCGAGAGGCCGTCTGTTTCCTCCACGAACGGTGCTGTCGGCGACCGCGTTGGGAATGGAGACAGCGACTGTGATGCCACTGCGGCCGTCCCGGAGGCATCAGAGACGCTCTCGTCCCAGGCGCTTGTGAAGCTGTACGTTGATACCTTCCGACCTGACTGGGATTACGCGCAGATCAAAGCCCACATCTGTACTTTCTGCAGGGACCAGGACGGAAGCCGCCTCGTGCAGCGACTCCTAGAGAAGCCAGAGAACATTGTTCCCATCTTCAATGAGGTCATTGAGGCGTTTGGGGAGCTGGCGACCGACGTGTTCGGCAACTACGTGTTGCAGAAAATGTTCGACGTTGTGCCCAAAGTAGAGAACGATCTCAGCGCACTTCAGGAGATCAGGGAGGCGAGGTTGCTGGACCGTCTCACGGAAAAGGTGCGTGGCCACCTGCTGGAGTACTCTGTACAGACATACGGTTGTCGTGTTATGCAGAAGGCGGTGGAGAACATGCGCGCCGCCGACCGCGACGCCATCATCCGTGAGCTGGACGGGAGAGTTGTCGACTTTGTTTTTGATCAAAACGCGAACCACGTCGTGCAGAAGGTCGTCGAGGTGTGCCCCGCGGGCGCGCAGTTCGTGGTAGACGCCTTTATTCCATCTCTAGGCGAGCTGGCTTGCCATGCCTACGGCTgccgcgtgctgcagcgcacttTCGAGAAGTGTCACGACGTCGAGGGTGTGAACATTCGCCCGCTtatggaggcggtgctgagtCGTGTGAACGAGTTCACGGTGCATCAATACGGTAACTACGTCGTGCAGCACGCCATGCTCAACGCGCCAGAGGATCTGCGGCACCGCTTCGTCGTGCAGCTGACGCCGCAGCTGTATGCGCTGTCCTGCAGCAAGTTTGCCAGCAACGTCGCCGAGCGCATTGTGACGACGGCgaccgaggaggagcgtgACGCCATCATCAACGAGCTGAAGAAGCCGCTGAGCGACTTCCAGGGCGGCAACTACCTCGTGAACATGATGCAGGACACCTACGCGAACTACGTCGTGCAGCGCTTCTTCGAGGCCGTCTCGGCCACGCAGCGCGAGCTCATTAGCGAGCTCGTGCAGCCCCACATCGGCACAATCAATCAGTCCGTCTAcggtcgccacctgctgcgcaagATGGTGTCGAATAACATTCTCACAaacgccttcctcctcggccAAGGAATCGATGTTAGTGGCCCCGACTACGGCGGCAATGCAAACAACAacggccaccgcagcggcggtcaCCGAGGCAGTACCAACAACACCGACGGCACCGACAACCGCCACAATGGCGGCGGGTCTACACACGCCAGCCGAAACGGCAATGGCCGCGGCAATCGTGCAGGCCGTAGCGGGCGTGGCGGTAACAGCCACAGCAACAACCAGCACAGTGACGGCAAAAGCAATGCCCTAAGAGGCAATGACGGCAGCAGCCCGAGCAGCATGTTACTCTTACAGCCTCATttgcagctccagcagccgctcctgaGCGGGTACATGcccctgccgcagcagtaCCAGTATGGCAACCCCTACGGCATccctcagctgcagcagcaacagccccaGGTGACGCCACAGGCGTTCGTGTACCCCACCGCATCCGCGGCCCCGCAACTGTatcagccgcagcaggcgtACATGCCGCAGCTAACGCCTAGCGACTTTGGCGCATTCcctggcgcggcggcctTCCCGACACCGatactgcagcagcagccagccAGCTATGCTCTGCAATATGGTACcccgatgcagcagctcacgACAATGCCCCCGCAACAGCACCCGGCTCGCCGTGGTGATACTCAGTCTCCGCAGGTGTACGTGAATGGCGGCTACAACGGCGCAGGTCAggcacatcagcagcagtcgccTCAGAACAGTGGCTTTTTCCATTCcccgacgccgccgcagccgcaaccGGTTTTCCAGGGGAAGAGTGACCTCGCCGACGCGACTGTTGCCACTAGAAAGGGAGGCCGCTCAGGGAAGGGAAACGCCAGCGCTGTCTCAAACAACGCCAGCTACACTAACGCTGTAAGCGGGGATAAGGCGGGTGCCTTTCTCACCAACAACGTTACTAGCAACCAGCAGCGAGCTGGCTACGGCAACCGGCGCacccagcagcaggagacgGGCTACTAG